The Pseudomonas benzenivorans region CCAACCGAGCCTGTCGCGCAACCTGCTGACCGATCCGAACACCGCGCTTTGGCGCGAGGGCGCGATCCGCCACGAGATCGCCTCGGTGCTGTCACTGCCGCTGCGGGTCGGCGGCGACATCTTCGGTGTCCTGGCCATCGGCGCCCCGGAGGCGGATGCCTTCGGCCCCCAGGAACTGGACCTGCTCGGCGAGGCCGCCGAGGACCTGGCCTTCGGCCTCCAGGCCCTGCGCATCAAGGCCCGGCGCAACCAGGCGGAAGTGGAAATCCAGCGCCTCAATCGCGCCCTGGCGACGCGGGTCGCGGTCAACCATGCGCTGATCCATGCCAGCGACGAGCCGGCCCTGCTCGAGGACATCTGCCGGGTGCTGGTACAGGACTGCGGCTACCGCCTGGCCTGCGTCGCCTATCGCCAGGACCAGGCGCCGCAACGCTTTCGCCCCGAGGCCCATGCCGGGCTCGACCGAGGCTTCCTGATGCTGGGCGACGCCTGGGGCGCCAGCACCGAAGGCCTGGCCTTCATCCACAGGCTGGAGGCGACGATGGAGACGGGGCGGCCGTTCGTCCTGCGTGACATCCTCAGCCATGCCAACCCTCCGCTGCGCGATGAGGCCCGCGCCCGAGGCTTCGCCGCGGCCATCGTGCTGCCGCTGCGGCTCGAGGGCGAGCTGATCGGCATGCTGGTCATCATGGCGGCGGAAGCCGACGCCTTCGATGCTCGCGAGGTCGAGTTGCTGGGTGCCACGGCCAAGGACCTGGGCTTCGGTATCAGTACCCTGCGCACCCGGGTCCGGGCCGCTCAGGCCGAGGCCACCATCCGGCGCATGGCCTACACCGACGGCCTCACCGAGCTGCCCAACCGTCTGCACCTGTGCGAACTGCTGGAGGACGCCATCGCCCGCGCCCGGCAGGAGCATCGCCCGCTGGGCCTGCTGCAGCTGGAAGTCGGCAGCAACCAGGAAATCAACGATACCCTCGGCTACCGCGAAGGCGATCGCCTGCAGCAGGCCATCGCCGCCCGTCTGGTGCAGGCGGTCGGGCCGCGGATGCCGGTGGCGCGGATCGGCGAGAAGGAATACGCCGTGCTGATGCCCAGCGGCGGCGCCGAACAGGCCACCCAGCTGGCGCAGCAGATACTCGAGGCGCTGTACGAGCCGATCGACCTGTCCGGCCTGTACCTCGATGCCCGCGCCAGCATCGGCATCGCCCTCTATCCCGGCCACGGCACCGAGACCGACGCCCTGCTGCGCCGAGCCGGCAGCGCCCTGGACCGGGCCAAGCGCTCCGGGGCCGGCTATGCCCTGTTCCACGATGAACAGGAGCGCGCCTGCGCCCAGCACCTGACCCTGATGAGCGACCTGCGCCGGGCGATCGACGCCAACCAGCTGCGCCTGCACTACCAGCCGCAGCTGCAGATCGCCACCAACAAGGTGTGCGGCACCGAGGCCCTGCTGCGCTGGCAGCACCCGCAGCGCGGCCTGCTGGCGCCCAACCAGTTCATCCAGCTGGCGGAAAGCTCGGGGCTGATCACCCCGCTCACCTACTGGGTGCTCGACAATGCGCTGAGCCAGGGCTATGCCTGGCGCGAGGAAGGCGACTCGCGGCCGATCTCGGTCAACCTCTCGGCCCGCGACCTGCGCGACCCCAAGCTGGTCGAGCGCATCCGCGGCGCCTTCGCCACCTGGGGCGCCGCACCCGACTGGATCGAGTTCGAACTGACCGAGAGCGCGCTGATGGATGACCCGAGCACGGCCCTGGAAACCCTGGTGCAGCTGAAGAAGTTCGACACCCGCCTGACCATCGACGACTTCGGCACCGGCTATTCCTCCCTGGCCTACCTGCAGCGGCTGCCGGTGGACGCGCTGAAGATCGACCAGTCCTTCGTCGCCGGCATGCTCAGCGACGATGACGACTCGGCGAAGATCGTCCGCTCCATCGTCGAACTGGCCCACAACCTCGACCTCGAGGTGGTCGCCGAGGGCGTGGAGGACCAGGAGACCCTGACCCGTCTGGGCAACTTCGGCTGCGACATCGCC contains the following coding sequences:
- a CDS encoding bifunctional diguanylate cyclase/phosphodiesterase, which encodes MPEPDPASQEHQYLTRALRTLSGCNRALLRAGDEATLLQEICRVIVEQCGYRMAWVGRAEQDAAKTVTPMAFAGVERSYIESLHISWADNERGRGPSGRAIRTGQPSLSRNLLTDPNTALWREGAIRHEIASVLSLPLRVGGDIFGVLAIGAPEADAFGPQELDLLGEAAEDLAFGLQALRIKARRNQAEVEIQRLNRALATRVAVNHALIHASDEPALLEDICRVLVQDCGYRLACVAYRQDQAPQRFRPEAHAGLDRGFLMLGDAWGASTEGLAFIHRLEATMETGRPFVLRDILSHANPPLRDEARARGFAAAIVLPLRLEGELIGMLVIMAAEADAFDAREVELLGATAKDLGFGISTLRTRVRAAQAEATIRRMAYTDGLTELPNRLHLCELLEDAIARARQEHRPLGLLQLEVGSNQEINDTLGYREGDRLQQAIAARLVQAVGPRMPVARIGEKEYAVLMPSGGAEQATQLAQQILEALYEPIDLSGLYLDARASIGIALYPGHGTETDALLRRAGSALDRAKRSGAGYALFHDEQERACAQHLTLMSDLRRAIDANQLRLHYQPQLQIATNKVCGTEALLRWQHPQRGLLAPNQFIQLAESSGLITPLTYWVLDNALSQGYAWREEGDSRPISVNLSARDLRDPKLVERIRGAFATWGAAPDWIEFELTESALMDDPSTALETLVQLKKFDTRLTIDDFGTGYSSLAYLQRLPVDALKIDQSFVAGMLSDDDDSAKIVRSIVELAHNLDLEVVAEGVEDQETLTRLGNFGCDIAQGFRICRPLPGNRVLAWEARSAWQ